A part of Aquaspirillum sp. LM1 genomic DNA contains:
- a CDS encoding acyl-CoA thioesterase, with translation MPDRSVIERCDLPKDRMPTIRVNAEPRSTNAHGKVHAGWLMAKMDLAGALDAERVAKGQVTTVAVNSFQFAAPVLVGDLLSFYVERLRMGQKSITSKVEVFAERLDGSCVRITEAVMTFVAIDDAGRSRLIA, from the coding sequence ATGCCTGATCGTTCTGTGATTGAACGTTGTGACTTGCCCAAAGACCGCATGCCCACCATCCGCGTCAATGCCGAGCCGCGCAGCACCAATGCCCATGGCAAGGTACATGCCGGCTGGCTGATGGCCAAGATGGACCTCGCTGGCGCGCTGGACGCCGAGCGGGTGGCCAAGGGGCAGGTCACCACCGTGGCGGTGAATTCGTTTCAGTTTGCTGCGCCGGTTCTGGTGGGCGACCTGCTCAGTTTTTACGTGGAGCGTCTGCGCATGGGGCAGAAGTCAATCACCAGCAAGGTGGAAGTGTTTGCCGAGCGGCTGGACGGCAGCTGTGTGCGCATTACCGAGGCGGTCATGACATTTGTAGCCATTGATGATGCTGGCCGTTCGCGCTTGATTGCCTGA